The Stigmatopora argus isolate UIUO_Sarg chromosome 16, RoL_Sarg_1.0, whole genome shotgun sequence genome has a window encoding:
- the myo18b gene encoding unconventional myosin-XVIIIb: MALSSRLKLWEKKIQEENHPVAALVPPPPLSTVPGGFLKQLVRDSEKETRQKEPDVKEEKPPRKLSDDLVQQFLLPDQTPPILEAEMLLRAEKRSPAHPPPSSAGKTKTQREVTPEVKPEKIGGTQPEPPESWKKDQSAEERQEPEGMQADACVTEDPLPEVKDSWYEAGAVWYVHKDGFAAATLLKPDEGTPELPGGLVRLRLLADGSRVDVPGDHVDQCNPSHLDLCEDLSELHSVNESSVLHTLMGRAKANMAITQAGPDLVSLWPPQNHGKAAKWRRGQSWRDAPPPALAALAKRAYVSAVDTRRDHCVCAIGRSGTGKTAACQAFAAALLRQAGTAGPNVSAERVAAMFTVLKSFGCVASPHSHASSRFATLFSLDFNHAGRVASGHLQTMMLDKWRVCRTTPGESNFLVFSQMLAGLSTELRTELQLHLHQLTDCHSFGMVAPTKAEEKQRASAAFAKLTAAMDALDFSPEEQKSIWHVLAAIYHLGAAGACKVGRRQFLNFDSAQAASGALGCEGEEFQTAVFKHHLGRLLRSAGKERHDGARDGPRLSAAQCVDGMATGLYEELFGAVVSLVNRCLGGRQLALASVTVVDTPGLRNPRHAAQERAADLGEFCHNYLQERLLEHRYAHAFVHTAERYVQENVPVEFQRPDENPGETVAAIDQPPPLVAAAAGDAPRGLLWALDEEMSTAGSDEGAALERVCRDYGGTVRQCEQPLHCEVGHLTGNDAVRYDLSGWFGALRDNPAVANAAALLRESNSACLKSTFGAETRGSLAGVCGLEGWSQRSLQRSSTIRKTLSGGVAALRRHSPCVALKLQADAMINVIRRARPIFLQCINAKTDGGGAFDVNQLRTQLRATQMLDAVRVYRAGYPDHMTLGDFRCRFQALSPPVMERYASVFVRHDERKAVTELLADLDRDPKSTVVGASRVFMKRGVLRHLEAQRDLRVTGRLVRLQAACAGHLARRKYRTLKVQHMAVRCLQRNLRVLRAVSQWSWWKLFCRARPLLDVNMDNEKLRAKEDEVSALRRRLEKSEKERNDLRQAADACETKLTAVTSELSDERFRGDAAAQALDAERAERLRLGKENGDLRDQLDQCKAAVEKLRKTLEEDSHKIRTLESQRAARTGTESELALQLECCQTEVDFLRRRLQQTEEKAEAERQERQRLDANATSLRAQLDESKRSASELKRRHRRIADQLHDARVMADSLRNRTHELERKRRRFDEELTAALRGAEAERESKERSLRENAALAVQIFTLRRELQECEAEGGRLREQKDELRCQIGDLGAPPGGDSVPELKKKVRHLEVATSENAGRTAELTASVERQKQVHVRVELEMARVKQMHQKELEDKDEELEDVHRSSQRRLRQMEMQLEQEYEEKQMLVHEKHDLEGLVATLCEQVGHRDFDVEKKLRRDLKRTRALLADAQTMLESIHAGRRDAAGPDAAAKEQLERLHCQLEESEARRREMENGQSSLVQELEDLQLQLENIYKQKTLADEELAALRRENGDLLKRLDEDQDDLDQLMKKHKALIAQSSGDIGQIRELQAELEEAKKQKHLLQEELRRQASRLQFVEASSVGRSIVSKQEARVCDLENKLEFAKGQVKRLEMLVVRLRDSVVRLGAELEQNAESEARECDNARYLQQRLQDARVEMDELSQREEEGARRRVELEMQVEELTTIRQALQADLETSIRRIVDLRAALEEVRSSDDSDTDSVCGTGTGAGARPESSAGSAGTEDTRTRREAADERRSDVSDGRRSAADSRSTYSFRSCADEDDGESSVGGPAKAASSSALSELLEGLRKRRAGGEAGSSVSVPVHQTTAASALRRRASALSLAPEPPTEIRPGILKPSSPLLPRATSALSVNTACSAAPSRFNSCDSLAPPPSLPRLSSLRIPSDEGTPSRRISSPEDQSSRPPSSPGRSPRALRRPSPRRPSPRDSLSEEPFEANVPLEGVVFQNRRLLEADAASDVLPAIRRPRSTSGRRALSVHFGDLPPSPRRPGSADAESSGSGGSGGSGGSTRRRSERPRGERLEAEGSEGGDVAAVMRKYLNKDSH; this comes from the exons ATGGCGCTGTCGTCACGCTTAAAACTTTGGGAGAAAAAG ATCCAAGAAGAGAACCATCCGGTGGCCGCCCTCGTCCCCCCGCCGCCCCTCTCCACCGTACCGGGCGGATTCCTCAAGCAGCTGGTGCGGGATTCCGAGAAAGAAACCCGACAAAAGGAGCCCGACGTCAAAGAAGAAAAGCCG CCACGCAAGCTAAGCGACGACTTGGTGCAGCAGTTCCTCCTTCCCGATCAGACTCCGCCCATCCTGGAGGCCGAGATGCTACTGCGAGCCGAAAAGCGAAGCCCCGCCCATCCGCCTCCGAGTTCGGCCGGAAAGACGAAAACCCAGAGGGAGGTCACGCCAGAGGTCAAGCCGGAGAAGATCGGCGGGACGCAACCCGAGCCGCCGGAATCGTGGAAGAAGGACCAATCGGCAGAGGAACGTCAGGAACCCGAAGGAATGCAAGCCGACGCCTGCGTGACGGAGGACCCGCTGCCCGAG GTGAAGGACTCGTGGTACGAGGCGGGCGCCGTTTGGTACGTGCACAAGGACGGATTTGCGGCAG CCACTCTGCTGAAACCCGACGAAGGCACCCCCGAACTCCCCGGAGGCCTGGTGAGACTCCGCCTCCTCGCCGACGGCTCGCGTGTCGACGTTCCCGGCGACCACGTGGACCAG TGTAACCCGTCTCACCTGGACCTTTGCGAGGACCTGAGCGAGCTCCACAGCGTCAACGAAAGCAGCGTCCTGCACACGCTCATGGGCCGCGCTAAAGCTAACATGGCGATAACGCAGGCCGGACCCGACCTCGTTAGCTTGTGGCCGCCGCAGAATCACGGCAAG GCCGCGAAGTGGCGCCGCGGCCAATCGTGGCGCGACGCACCGCCACCGGCTCTGGCCGCGCTGGCCAAGCGGGCGTACGTGTCGGCGGTGGACACTCGGCGGGACCACTGCGTCTGCGCCATCGGTCGCAGCGGCACCGGCAAGACCGCCGCCTGCCAGGCCTTCGCCGCGGCGTTGCTCCGGCAAGCCGGAACGGCCGGACCCAACGTGAGCG CGGAACGTGTGGCGGCCATGTTTACGGTCCTCAAGTCTTTCGGCTGCGTGGCTTCACCTCACAGCCACGCGTCGTCTCGCTTCGCCACGCTCTTCTCGCTGGACTTCAACCACGCCGGGCGCGTCGCTTCTGGACACTTGCAG ACGATGATGTTGGACAAATGGCGCGTTTGCCGCACCACGCCGGGAGAGAGCAACTTCCTGGTTTTCTCACAGATGCTAGCGGGACTTAGCACGGAGTTGAG GACGGAGCTTCAACTGCACCTTCATCAGCTAACGGATTGCCATTCCTTCGGCATGGTGGCTCCCACCAAG GCGGAGGAAAAACAGCGAGCGTCGGCGGCCTTCGCCAAGCTGACTGCCGCCATGGACGCGCTGGATTTCAGCCCCGAAGAGCAGAAATCCATCTGGCACGTCCTGGCCGCCATTTACCACCTGGGAGCCGCCGGCGCCTGTAAAG TTGGACGGAGACAGTTTTTAAACTTTGACAGCGCTCAGGCGGCGAGCGGCGCGCTGGGCTGCGAGGGGGAGGAGTTCCAGACCGCCGTCTTCAAGCATCACCTGGGGCGACTGCTCCGCTCGGCCGGCAAGGAGCGCCACGACGGCGCCCGGGATG GGCCCAGGCTGTCGGCGGCGCAGTGCGTGGACGGGATGGCGACCGGTCTCTACGAAGAACTCTTCGGCGCCGTGGTGTCGCTGGTCAACAG ATGTCTGGGCGGCCGGCAGCTGGCGTTGGCGTCGGTGACGGTGGTGGACACGCCGGGGCTGAGGAACCCCCGCCACGCGGCGCAGGAACGAGCGGCCGACTTGGGCGAGTTTTGTCACAACTATCTCCAAGAGCGGCTGCTGGAACATCGATACGCCCACGCGTTCGTACACACCGCGGAGAGATACGTCCAG GAGAACGTCCCGGTGGAGTTCCAGCGTCCGGACGAGAACCCCGGCGAGACGGTGGCCGCCATCGACCAGCCGCCCCCACTG gtggcggcggcggcgggcgacgCCCCCCGGGGTCTCCTGTGGGCGCTGGACGAGGAGATGTCGACAGCCGGGTCCGACGAGGGCGCCGCCCTGGAGCGCGTGTGCCGAGATTACGGCGGGACAG TACGCCAATGCGAGCAACCTCTACACTGCGAAGTCGGACACCTGACGGGAAACGACGCCGTTCGGTACGATTTGAGCGGCTGGTTCGGCGCCCTGCGCGACAATCCGGCGGTCGCCAACGCCGCGGCCCTGCTACGGGAGTCCAACAG CGCGTGCCTGAAGTCGACGTTCGGCGCCGAGACGCGCGGCTCTCTGGCGGGCGTGTGTGGACTGGAGGGGTGGAGCCAGCGCTCGCTGCAGAGGAGCAGCACCATCCGCAAGACGCTGAGCGGCGGCGTGGCGGCGCTCCGCAGGCACTCGCCGTGCGTGGCCCTCAAGCTACAGGCC GACGCCATGATCAACGTGATTCGCCGCGCACGACCCATCTTCCTGCAGTGCATCAACGCCAAGACGGACGGCGGCGGAGCGTTCGACGTGAACCAGCTCAGAACGCAGCTACGGGCCACGCAGATGCTGGACGCCGTCCGCGTGTACCGCGCAG GTTACCCGGATCACATGACCCTCGGCGACTTCCGATGCCGCTTCCAGGCGTTGTCCCCGCCCGTGATGGAGCGCTACGCCTCGGTCTTTGTCCGCCACGACGAGAGGAAG GCTGTGACGGAGTTGCTGGCTGACCTGGATCGGGACCCCAAGAGCACGGTGGTCGGCGCCAGTCGG GTGTTCATGAAGCGCGGCGTGCTGCGCCACCTGGAGGCCCAACGAGACCTGCGGGTGACGGGCCGGCTGGTCCGCCTCCAGGCGGCCTGCGCGGGGCACCTGGCCAGACGCAAGTACCGCACGCTAAAG GTGCAGCACATGGCGGTGCGCTGCCTGCAGAGGAATCTGCGAGTCCTGCGCGCGGTGTCCCAGTGGAGTTGGTGGAAGCTCTTCTGTCGAGCGCGGCCCCTGCTGGACGTCAACATGGATAACGAGAAGCTGCGCGCCAAAGAG GACGAAGTGTCGGCGCTGAGAAGACGTTTGGAAAAGTCGGAAAAAGAACGCAACGATCTGAGACAAGCGGCGGATGCCTGCGAGACCAAA CTGACGGCGGTGACCTCGGAGCTGAGCGACGAGCGTTTCCGAGGCGACGCCGCGGCTCAGGCTCTGGACGCTGAGAGGGCCGAGAGGCTGAGGCTCGGCAAGGAGAACGGGGACCTGCGG GACCAGCTAGACCAGTGTAAGGCGGCCGTGGAGAAGCTGCGGAAAACCCTGGAGGAGGATTCTCACAAGATTCGCACGCTGGAGAGTCAGCGAGCGGCCAGGACGGGAACGG AAAGCGAGTTGGCGCTGCAGCTGGAGTGCTGCCAGACCGAGGTGGACTTCCTCCGCCGGCGTTTGCAGCAGACGGAGGAGAAAGCGGAAGCCGAGCGCCAAGAACGCCAACGGTTGGACGCAAAC GCGACCTCGCTGCGGGCCCAGCTGGACGAGTCCAAACGCTCGGCCTCGGAGCTCAAACGCCGGCACCGGCGCATCGCCGACCAGCTCCACGACGCCAGGGTGATGGCGGACAGCCTGCGCAACCGCACGCACGAGCTGGAACGCAAACGGCGACG CTTCGACGAGGAGTTGACGGCGGCCCTCAGGGGAGCCGAGGCCGAGCGGGAGTCCAAGGAGAGGAGCCTGCGGGAGAACGCCGCGCTGGCCGTCCAGATTTTCACGCTGAGGCGGGAGCTCCAG GAATGTGAGGCGGAAGGCGGGCGTCTGCGCGAGCAGAAGGACGAGCTGCGTTGTCAGATTGGGGACCTCGGCGCCCCCCCGGGCGGCGACTCTGTGCCCGAACTCAAGAAGAAAGTGCGCCACCTGGAGGTCGCCACCAGCGAAAACGCGGGGAGGACGGCCGAGTTGACCGCCTCCGTGGAGCGACAGAAGCAG GTTCATGTACGTGTGGAGTTGGAGATGGCACGAGTCAAGCAGATGCACCAGAAGGAGCTGGAAGACAAGGACGAAGAGCTGGAGGACGTCCACCGCTCTTCTCAGAGGCGG CTGAGGCAGATGGAGATGCAACTGGAGCAGGAGTATGAAGAGAAGCAGATGCTGGTCCACGAGAAGCACGACCTGGAGGGGCTGGTGGCCACGCTGTGCGAGCAG GTGGGCCACCGAGACTTCGACGTGGAGAAGAAACTGAGGAGGGACTTGAAGAGGACGCGGGCCCTGCTGGCCGACGCCCAGACCATGCTGGAGTCCATACACGCCGGGCGACGGGACGCGGCCGGCCCCGACGCCGCCGCCAAGGAGCAGCTGGAAAGACTTCACTGTCAG TTGGAGGAAAGCGAAGCGCGACGGCGCGAGATGGAGAACGGCCAGAGCAGCTTGGTGCAGGAACTAGAGGACCTTCAGCTTCAACTGGAGAACATCTACAAGCAGAAAACTCTG GCGGACGAGGAGCTGGCCGCCCTCCGGCGCGAGAACGGTGACCTGCTCAAGCGCCTGGACGAGGACCAGGACGACCTGGACCAGCTCATGAAGAAACACAAAGCGCTCATAGCGCAG TCCTCGGGCGACATCGGGCAGATCCGCGAGTTGCAGGCGGAGCTGGAGGAGGCCAAGAAGCAGAAACATCTTCTCCAAGAGGAG CTGCGGCGGCAGGCGTCCAGGCTGCAGTTTGTGGAGGCGTCCAGCGTGGGACGCAGCATCGTTAGCAAACAGGAAGCGCGCGTTTGCGACCTGGAGAACAAGCTGGAGTTCGCCAAAGGCCAAGTCAAGAGATTGGAG ATGCTGGTGGTGCGCCTGCGCGACAGCGTGGTGCGGCTGGGGGCGGAGCTGGAGCAGAACGCCGAGTCGGAGGCTCGCGAGTGCGACAACGCCCGTTACCTCCAGCAGCGCCTGCAGGACGCCCGCGTGGAAATGGACGAGCTGAGCCAGCGGGAGGAGGAGGGCGCCCGACGCCGCGTGGAGCTG GAGATGCAGGTGGAGGAGCTGACCACCATCCGGCAGGCCCTGCAGGCCGACCTGGAGACGTCCATCCGCCGAATCGTGGACCTGCGGGCCGCCCTGGAGGAGGTCCGATCTAGCGACGACAGCGACACGGACAG CGTTTGCGGGACGGGAACTGGCGCCGGCGCACGACC AGAGTCCAGCGCCGGCTCCGCCGGAACGGAAGACACGAGGACCCGGCGAGAAGCCGCCGACGAAAGACGGTCCGACGTCTCGGACGGGCGCCGCTCGGCGGCCGACTCCCGCAGCACGTACAGTTTCCG CTCCTGCGCCGACGAGGACGACGGCGAGTCGAGCGTGGGCGGGCCGGCCAAGGCGGCGTCCTCGTCGGCTCTGTCCGAGCTCCTGGAAGGTCTCCGTaagcggcgggcgggcggcgaGGCGGGCAGCTCCGTGTCGGTCCCCGTCCATCAAACCACGGCGGCGTCCGCCTTGAGGCGGCGGGCCTCGGCGCTCTCGCTGGCCCCGGAGCCGCCGACGGAAATCCGGCCGGGCATCCTCAAGCCGTCGTCGCCTCTGTTGCCGCGCGCCACCAGCGCCCTTTCCGTCAACACGGCGTGCTCGGCGGCGCCGTCCCGCTTTAACTCCTGCGACTCGCTGGCGCCCCCGCCGTCTCTCCCCCGCCTCTCGTCCTTGCGCATCCCCTCCGACGAGGGCACCCCGAGCCGCCGCATCTCCAGTCCCGAAGACCAATCTTCGCGACCCCCGTCGTCTCCCGGTCGCTCCCCACGGGCGCTCCGTCGGCCCTCGCCCCGCCGGCCCTCACCCCGCGACTCGCTTTCGGAGGAGCCGTTTGAGGCAAACGTTCCGCTCGAGGGGGTGGTGTTCCAAAACCGCCGCCTCCTGGAGGCGGATGCCGCGTCCGACGTGCTGCCCGCCATCCGCAGACCGCGGTCGACGAGCGGCCGGCGGGCGCTGAGCGTGCACTTCGGGGACCTGCCGCCCTCGCCGCGGCGCCCGGGTAGCGCCGACGCGGAGTCGTCCGGATCCGGGGGCTCGGGAGGCAGCGGCGGGTCCACGCGGCGGCGCTCGGAGCGGCCGCGGGGGGAGCGCCTGGAGGCCGAGGGTAGCGAAGGCGGCGACGTGGCCGCCGTCATGAGGAAGTACCTCAACAAAGATAGCCATTGA
- the cryba4 gene encoding beta-crystallin A4 — translation MTHHCTKFSGHWKIVVFDEECFQGRRHEFTSDCVNIMDLGMETVRSLRVESGAWVGYEHASFQGQQFILERGEYPQCDAFGGSNAYHVERLTSFRPVACANHRECRMTIFERENFLARKGELSDDYPSLQAMGWCNNEVGSLKVQSGAFVCYQYPGYRGYQYIMECDRHCGDYKQFKEFGSHCQTPQIQSIRRIQQ, via the exons ATGACGCACCACTGCACAAAGTTCTCCGGCCACTGGAAG ATCGTGGTCTTCGACGAGGAGTGTTTCCAGGGCCGGCGCCACGAGTTCACCTCGGACTGCGTCAACATCATGGACTTGGGCATGGAGACGGTGCGCTCCTTGCGCGTGGAGAGCGGCGC ctggGTGGGCTACGAGCACGCTTCCTTCCAGGGGCAACAGTTCATCCTGGAGCGGGGCGAGTACCCCCAGTGCGACGCCTTCGGGGGTAGCAACGCCTACCACGTGGAGCGCTTGACCTCCTTCAGGCCCGTGGCCTGCGCG AACCACCGCGAGTGCCGCATGACCATCTTTGAGCGCGAGAACTTCCTGGCTCGCAAGGGCGAGCTGAGCGACGACTACCCCTCCCTGCAGGCCATGGGTTGGTGCAACAACGAGGTGGGGTCCCTCAAGGTCCAGTCTGGCGC CTTCGTGTGCTACCAGTACCCCGGTTACCGTGGTTACCAGTACATCATGGAGTGCGACCGCCACTGCGGCGACTACAAACAATTCAAGGAGTTCGGCTCGCACTGCCAGACGCCGCAGATCCAATCCATCAGGCGCATTCAGCAGTAG
- the grk3 gene encoding G protein-coupled receptor kinase 3, translated as MADLEAVLADVSYLMAMEKSKSTPAARASKKIILPEPSIRSVMQKYLEERDELAFDKIFNQKIGFLLFKDFCLNEIDEAVPQLKFYEEIKDYEKLDSEEERLARSRQIYDGYIMKELLSCSHPFSKNAVDHVQSHLAKKMVPPSLFQPYIVEICDSLRGNIFLKFIESDKFTRFCQWKNVELNIHLTMNDFSVHRIIGRGGFGEVYGCRKADTGKMYAMKCLDKKRIKMKQGETLALNERIMLSLVSTGDCPFIVCMTYAFHTPDKLCFILDLMNGGDLHYHLSQHGVFSEKEMRFYAAEIVLGLEHMHNRFVVYRDLKPANILLDEHGHVRISDLGLACDFSKKKPHASVGTHGYMAPEVLQKGTAYDSSADWFSLGCMLFKLLRGHSPFRQHKTKDKHEIDRMTLTMNVELPDSFTSELKELLEGLLQRDVAKRLGCQGRGACEVKEHPFFKGMDWQQVYLQKYSPPLIPPRGEVNAADAFDIGSFDEEDTKGIKLLDSDQELYKNFPLVISERWQQEVAETVYDAVNSDTDKNEVRKRAKNKQLGHEEDYALGKDCIMHGYMLKLGNPFLTQWQRRYFYLFPNRVEWRGEGESRQNLLTMEQIVSVEETQIKDKKCILLRIKGGKQFVLQCESDPELVQWKKELTDAFSEAQKLLRRAPKVIGKSRTGGVVELSKPPLTHRNSNGL; from the exons ATGGCGGATCTGGAGGCCGTGCTGGCCGATGTCAGCTACTTGATGGCGATGGAGAAGAGCAAGTCGACCCCCGCCGCCAGGGCCAGCAAGAAGATCATCCTGCCGGAGCCCAG CATCCGCAGCGTGATGCAAAAATATCTGGAAGAACGCGACGAGCTGGCCTTCGACAAGATCTTCAACCAGAAGATCG GCTTCCTGCTGTTTAAGGACTTTTGCCTGAACGAGATCGACGAAGCGGTCCCTCAGCTCAAGTTCTACGAAGAA ATCAAAGACTACGAGAAGCTGGACTCCGAGGAGGAGCGACTCGCTCGCAGCCGGCAGATCTACGACGGCTACATCATGAAAGAACTGCTGTCGTGTTCGCAC CCTTTCTCCAAAAACGCCGTGGACCATGTCCAGAGTCATCTAGCCAAGAAGATGGTTCCCCCTAGCCTCTTCCAG CCCTACATCGTGGAGATCTGCGACAGCCTGCGAGGAAATATCTTCCTGAAATTCATCGAGAG CGACAAGTTCACCCGTTTTTGCCAGTGGAAGAACGTGGAGCTCAACATCCAC CTGACCATGAACGACTTCAGCGTCCACCGCATCATCGGACGCGGCGGCTTCGGCGAAGTTTACGGATGCAGGAAAGCCGACACGGGGAAGAT GTACGCCATGAAGTGTTTGGACAAGAAGCGCATCAAGATGAAGCAGGGCGAGACTTTGGCGCTCAACGAGAGGATTATGCTGTCGCTTGTCAGCACGGGG GATTGCCCGTTCATCGTGTGCATGACGTACGCCTTCCACACACCTGACAAGCTCTGCTTCATCCTCGACCTCATGAACG GCGGCGACCTTCACTACCACTTGTCCCAACACGGCGTGTTCAGCGAGAAGGAAATGCGCTTCTACGCCGCCGAGATCGTGCTGGGCCTGGAGCACATGCACAACCGATTCGTGGTCTACCGCGACCTCAAG CCCGCCAACATCCTGCTGGACGAGCACGGCCACGTTCGCATCTCCGACCTGGGGCTGGCCTGCGACTTCTCCAAGAAGAAACCTCACGCCAGCGT cggGACCCACGGCTACATGGCCCCCGAAGTTCTCCAGAAGGGGACGGCCTACGACAGCAGCGCCGATTGGTTCTCGTTGGGTTGCATGCTCTTCAAGCTGCTGCGAGG GCACAGCCCGTTCCGGCAGCACAAGACCAAAGACAAACACGAGATTGACAGGATGACACTCACCATG AACGTGGAGCTGCCAGACTCCTTCACCAGTGAACTGAAAGAACTTCTGGAAGGTCTCCTGCAGCGCGACGTGGCCAAGAGGCTCGGCTGCCAGGGACGGGG AGCATGCGAAGTCAAGGAGCACCCGTTCTTCAAGGGCATGGACTGGCAGCAGGTCTACCTGCAGAAG taCTCGCCGCCGCTAATCCCACCCAGAGGGGAAGTCAACGCCGCCGACGCCTTTGACATCGGATCCTTCGACGAGGAGGACACCAAGGGCATCAAG CTCCTGGACAGCGACCAGGAGCTGTACAAGAACTTCCCGCTGGTGATTTCCGAGCGCTGGCAGCAGGAAGTGGCCGAGACGGTCTACGACGCCGTCAACTCGGACACGGACAAGAACGAGGTCCGCAAGAGGGCCAAGAACAAGCAGCTGGGACACGAGGAAG acTACGCCCTGGGGAAAGACTGCATCATGCACGGCTACATGCTCAAGTTGGGGAATCCCTTCCTGACTCAGTGGCAGCGCCGATACTTCTACCTTTTCCCCAACCGAGTGGAGTGGAGAGGCGAGGGCGAGTCGCGG CAAAACCTTCTGACCATGGAGCAGATTGTTTCCGTGGAGGAGACGCAGATTAAAGACAAAAAGTGCATCCTGCTGCGCATCAAAGGAGGGAAACAGTTTGTGCTGCAATGCGAG AGCGACCCCGAGTTGGTGCAGTGGAAGAAGGAGCTGACGGACGCCTTCAGCGAGGCGCAGAAGTTGTTGCGCCGCGCCCCAAAAGTCATCGGCAAGAGTCGCACCGGCGGCGTGGTGGAGCTCTCCAAACCCCCCCTCACGCACCGCAACAGCAATGGCCTGTGA